ATAGGCGTTGCCCACCTGACCGAAGTTCTGCTTGCGGGCGTCCGCCTCATGGATGGTGACGGTGAAGACGATCTTCGCGACGTCCGCGGGCACCCGGTCGAGGTAGACATAGACCACCTCGTCATCACCGTCGCCGGCCCCGGAGCGGTTGTCGCCGGTATGCTCGACCGAGCCGCAGGTGGACTTCAACTGGTTATAGAAGATGAAATCGGTGTCACCGCGGACCTTCCCCGACGCGGCGACCAGGAAGGCCGAGGCGTCCAGGTCGAACTCGGCACCGTCGGTCGCACGCGGGTCCCAGCCCAGCCCCACATGGACACTCTTGAGTCCGGGCGCGGCCTTGTCCAGCGAGACCCGCCCACCCTTTTGCAGTGAAACGGCCATGATCGGTTGCTCCTCTAACGCGAATGAAGAATGTTCGACGCCGGCGCGCCGGTTTGGTTCAGCCTGTTTGCCCTACCGGCCTATTTGCTGCCGGCCTTCCACTGGAAGCCGAAACGGTAGGCCTCGTCGACCTGCTGGTGTCCGGCGAAATACTCCACCAGTTTGGTCACGCGAATCCGTCCGCCATCGTTCTCGAGCAGCGCAATCGCGCACATGCCCTTGCCGGTCGCGTGCTCATCGAGCGCAACCACCAGCTCGGGCGATCCGGGTGCCTTGAGCGTCACGACCGCGTTGGCGGCGGCCCAGTTCGGGGCGCCCTCGTAGATGTAGGCGTAGATGAGGACGCGTTTGAGATCGCTCCACCGCTCGCCGTTGATCAACAGGGTCTCGCCGGAGTCGGATTCGCCGGTGCGATCGTCCCCGAGCAGCTTCGCAAAGGGTGCCGCGTCGAGGCGACCGAAGCGCTTGCCAAGGGCCTGAATCACGTCCTTGTCGCCGTTGGCCTGCTCGACCATGCACCCCAGGTCCAGGTCGATACCGCCGCTGCTGCCCCCGAAGAACCCGCGCTTGACCTGACCGCGGGTCCAGTTGAGGTTGACATCGATCTGCCCGAACCCCTTGGCGGGCTTCTCCAGTGAGATCGGCTCACGCTTCTTCAGGTTGATGCGCGAGGGCGCGGCAGCCGCGGCCGGGGGCGCCGCCGCGGGCGGACGCGCCGCCGGTGGTGGTGCGGGCGGTGGCGCCGCCTCGCTCACATCGACGCCATAGTTGCGGGCGAGCGGGGCCAGTCCGCCGGCGAACCCCTGACCCAAGGCACGCAGTTTCCAGGCACCGTTGCGCAGATACAGTTCCCCCATGATCAGCGCGCTCTCGGCCATGCCTCCGGTCGCGACCGGGAACTGCAGGTCGACCCCCTGACCCGTCAGGGTCAGGCGCAGCGCCCGAAACTGCGCGAAGGCGTGCAGCCCGGCCACGCCCTGATCGATGCTCAATGCGACCACGACCCGCTCGATCCCGCCCGGCAGTCGGCCGGGCTCGATCTGGAAGCTGGCGGCGACCGGATCGAGCCGCACGGCACCGGCGGGATCGCTCGGGCTGCCGTAGAAGACGAAGCCGCCGTCCCCCGACACCCGGCCCGCGGCATCGAGCAGAAAGGCGCTGACATCCAGGCTCGCGGCCTGGTTGGGCGGGTCACAGGTCAGGGCCAGACGCAACGCGCCCGTGCCGACGGGCGCGTTCTGGCCGGATTGAAGCTCCATTGGGGTCACCTCAGAGGTAGCGGCCGATCAACGGCATCAGATCATTGAAGGTGCGGCCCGCGCCCTTCTCGCCGATCGCCTGCAGGTTCCAGGCGCCGTTTTCGCGGTATAGTTTGGCCATCACCATGCCGGTGTGATCGGCCCCGTCGAGCGACAGGTCGAAGCGGGCCAGTTCCTTGTTTCCGGCGGCGTCCAACAGGCGGCAGCGGGCGTTGGGAATGCCCTCGAAGCTGTCGTTGAGGAATGAATTCACGGTGAAGATCAACACATCGACGGCGGCCGGGAGCTTGCCCAAGTCGACGCTGATCCGTTCGTTGTCGTCGCTACCGCCGCCCGCGCGGTCATCGCCGGTGTGACGGACGGCCCCACACTGACTCTGCAATTGCCGGAACCATACGTTGTCGGTCAGCACTCTGGCCGCGAACAGCAGGCAGGAGGCGTCGAGATCGACCTCGACCTCCGATGATCCGAAGAATCCCTTCTTCTTGCGCTTGCCCCATCCCAGACCCAGCACGACGCGCGCCAAGCCGGGGCCGCCGGTCTTCTCCAACGAGATCCGCTCACCCTTTGAGAGATTCAGTGCCACGATGATACCCGCCTCTGTGTTGGTTGATGATGAAGGCCGCCGCGGTCGCGCCGACCGCTAGTCCGTCCCGGCCAGTTGCACGAGCGCCAGGCGCCCGCCCGACTCCCGTGACAGGAGCAACTGCAGTCCATCGCGCAGCGCCACGCGCTCGCCCACCGCGATCTCGCGCCCGGCGCTGAGATCGCGGCAATGGGGCAGTCGCTCGTTGACGAACCACCAGGCCCCGTGGTGGAACACGAAATAGCCGACCCGCGTCTTCTGTGCCTCGGTCAGCCGTTCGTTGGGGGCCACATGGCGATTGACATGCCACTCGAACAGCGACTGATTGGTATACACCAGCAACCGCTGGTCATCCGGGCGGAAGCTGTCGCCCTGCCGGCTCGAATAGAAATTCAGGACCGGGAGCTGCCCGGGGTAGGGGGTGCCGCAGAACGGGCAACGCGGGGCCCGCCGATTGTCGAAGACGAACCACCCCTGGGGGCAATCGCGATTGGCGCACGGCTGGATCAAGTCGGCGGTGCGCACCAACGCGAACTCCCAATCCTCGGCGCTGGGGCGACTGCCGGGGTCGTGCAGGCCGGCGGTGAAGGCGCGCTCGAAGAGCGGTGTCAGATAGGGGCCGGTCAGCGTGTATGGCATGCGCTCGGTATCGACCCACGGCAGTTCGGTCGGACGCGCGTCGGCGACCCGGATGCGATTGCTCAGATCCTTGGCGTGTTCGACGAACAGCGCCCGCTCGCCCATCGACAGGGTCTCGTCGCGGATCGGATCCGGGTCATGGACCTTGCCCCCGCGCAGCGGATGGCGGTAGAGCAGGTACATATAGATCAGGACCGCCAGGGCGTGGCGGTCCGTCGCGATGCAGGGCAGCCGGCGATCCGCGCTGTCACGGGGCAGGTGCGCCGTCATGACGACCTCCGGCGCGATGAAATCGGGGGTGCCGACGACCTCCGGCGGGTACTTCCCAGGGACCACCAGGCCGTCGAGATCGATGATACAGGCGTTGCCGGTGCAGGGGTCGACCAGCACATTCTTATAGGAAAGGTCGCTATGGGCCAGGCCGGCGGCGTGCAGGCGCCGCACCGCCCGGGCGATGCGAATGCAGATGCGCAGGTAGTTGAGCCAATGCCCGCGCTCACGCGGGTCCAGGAAGCGCGCCTGATTGTTTGCGCTCGCGAACCACTTGCCTTCCTTCTCCCGGCCCTTGATGCCGAGCATATCGTTGTTGGCGGAGCCGTGCGTGAAGAAGAAGTGCGGCGCATAGGCGGGGACCACGACCCCGACGCGCCCCTCGCACTCGACGACACCGCAAGGGTGCGGTCGTCGTGGTTGCCGCGGCTCCAGAAATTGAGCCAGTCGAGTGTGCGCGCATCCGCGTCGGGTGCGGCGAGCAGCGGCGCCAGTTCCGCCCACAGGGCGGCCCAGGCCGCGGATTCCCGCAGGGTTGCATCCGACGGGAACCATGGGTCGCTCACCCCGTCGGTCATCAACAGCAGGGCGGTGAACTCCTTGACCAGCCGGACGTTCAGACGCCGCATGATCTGGTCCCCGTCAGCGAACACCGAGCGGTCCAGGAACCGGGTCTGACCGGCATAGTCCCCGCCTTCCGGCATCCCCAGCAGTTCGACCCCATGCCCGGTGCTGTAGAGTGCAATGGCGCCATCGCCGACCCAATAGGTTGCCACCAGGTCGCCCACCGGTGTGCGGGTGTGGGCGGCGAGCAACAGGGTGGTCGCATAGTCACGCGGTTCGCCCCCCTGGGCGCGCGCCTTGGCCTCGATGGCCTTGGTCGCCTCGAAGGCGGCGGCACCCAAGGTGTTGTAGGCGGCGATCCGGGCCTGCCCGGGGTCGGCGTTCTCTGTGGCCAGGTCCTGGAGCCGCGGCCCCGGCTGGTCATCGAGCAGCCGTTGGCGGGCGACCTCGACGGCCGTTGCGGCGGCGATGCGCGACCCGATGCGTGAATGCCTGGCGCTGCCTGCACCATCGGCGACCGCAATCAGGTTCCACCCATCGGCCGCGGTGACACACCAGGCATAATCGTCGTCGCGCATGGTCCCGATATGGGCGTGCGAGCGTCCTCTGCGACTGGCGAGCAGGATCTGCCGATCATGGGCGCCGGGCAGCCGCACCGCGGCGGTATCCGGCTTCCATCCCGTTGCGTCCCGGTCCGACGCCAGGTCCTTCCAGAGGGCGCGCGGGTCGGCGTTCACGACCAGGAGCGCGACCGCCCGGCAGGTCGGCGCGGCGGGATCATCCGGGTCTTGACAGGTCACCGCCAGCCGATGCTCGCCGGGCTGATGGGCGATCCCGGTCAAGAGTCCCGCCGCATAGGTGAGCCCGAGGGCCTCCGGGACCTCGCACGCGACGACCTGCATGGGCCGCCCGTCGCTCGCCCGTACCTGCAGGCGCGCCTGGAAGGGCTCACCGGCGCGGGCGTTGGATTCGATCTCGGCGATGATCTGGGGTTGGACCGGCGCGCTCCTCGGCAGCAGGGTGTCGGGGATGTTCCCGGGGTGCTGATCGGGGTCGATCGGCGCCGACCTGCCGATCGGGTACGCCATGGCCGGCGCTGGAGCGACTGACGGCGCATCCTGGCCTACGGCCGCGTCGGTCGGGGAGGAGGATGGCGAGGCGACCAGGTCGATCAGTCCCCCGGCCGCCGCCACCGCCTGATCGTAAACCGGGCCGCTCGGCCAGCGGTTATGATCCGCGACCTGCCCGCGGAGCCAGTCGAGCAGATTCAAGGACAGGGCGGTGCGGGTCTCCAGGTCCATGGGCTAGCCCTGGCGGCGCTCGACGTCGAAGCCTTGGTCGGCACTGGGCGCGAACCGCAGATCCTCGCGACACCAGGGACAGGTCGCCTCGCCCGGTCCGCGCAGGCACATCAGCTTGCCGCAGCCGCACAGTGCCACCGTGATCGGGTTGCCGCAATGGGGGCACGCGGCCCCGCCCATGAGATCGGCGGTATTGGCACTGCCCCCCGCACCGCCCGCTCCGCTCCAGCGGAAATAGTCCTCGGTCAGCGGATAACACCCGGCGATCCGGTAGCCGCTGAGTTCGATCGAAAAGGCGTCGGTCGCGATCGGCAGGGTCTCGCGGTCGTATTTGAGCAGATAGGGGCGGGCGGTGCCCTGGCAACGCCCCACGAGCACCACGCAATCCTGGTCGCTACCGGGCACCAAGGCACCCGCCGTGGTGAGGGGCTGCATCACGTTCGGGTCCGCCTTCGCCAGGGACAGGCGCCCGCTGCCGGGCTCTCCGATCCTTTGGCTCTGCACCGACACCGATTCGGTGAGCCAGCGCACGAAGACCTCGAACCCCCCGGGGGCGGTATCGTCGAAGAGCAGGACGTGCTCGGTCAGGGAGCGCAGGGTCGCCTGATCGGCATAGCGTCCGATCGCGACGGCGACCAGGTCCGCGCGCGTCGCATAGTGGTCATGCCAGCGCGACCGTGCCGCGGCGACTTGGTCGGTCGGCTTGCCGTCGGTGAAGAGATAGACGATGGGGCGCCAGTCGCCCTTGCGGTCGCGGCCGGGCGTCGCCACCTGGCGATCGATCTCGTTCATGACGTGGTCGAGTGCCAGCCCCAGGCAGGTACCGCCGCCCATCGGCAGGGCCGGGGCGCGAAATGCGGCCAGGTCCTGGAGGTCGACCAGGGTCTCGGCGATCCCGGCAAACGCAATGACCGAGAGCCAGACGGTGTCCAGGGCCTGGGGGTTGGTGCGCAAGGTGGAGACGATGGTGCCGATGCCCTCTTCCAGGCGGAACAGGTTGTCGCCGGCCATGGATTCGGACACATCGAGTACCAGGAAGACGGGGAGACGCCGCATGATGTTGTCCCTAGATCGCGATGCGCAACTCGCTCGGCAGCGGCGGCAGGGTGTCGCCCGCGGTGCGTCCGCTGCGCCCGCCGGCCGCGATGCTGCCGGACACCCATTGAAAGAACTGGGCGAACAGCGAGCCGTCCAGCGTGTCGAGCGATACCACCGTGTCGGTGAGTTCGCGCAGGACATCGACCCGCGCCTTGGGTCCGGCCGCGCAGGCCACGATGCGGGCAAAGTTGCGCTGCTTGACCGCCGCCGTGGCCTCCTTGTAGGCCTGGGTATCCGAGGGCGCGCCGTCGGTCATCACAAAAACCATGGGGCGCCAGTCCCCGTGCTGGGTTTCACTGCCGCGGCGCAGGTCCCGGTCGACCCGCTGGACCAACAGATTCAGGGCGGCGCCGAGAAAGGTGGCGCCCGAACCCGGAACCTCGATCTCGGGGATGCGCACCGCATCGAGCGGGGTTAGAGGGAAGACCTCACGCGCCTGCAGATCGAAGGTGATAAGCGACAGATAGACCGTGTCCAGCGCGAAGGGGTCCCGTCGCAGTGCCTGTTCCATGGCCTTGAGTCCGACATTGAGGGCGTGGATCGGCTCCCCGCGCATCGACCCCGAGGTATCGACCAGGATATAGACGGGTAGTCGGCGCTCGCTCATCGGGTCAGACACCGGCGACATTGATCTGCGGGGGCGGCGGGGGCAGGTCCCCCAGGCCCCCGATGTCCTACTTGGTCGGGAGAAACTCGCTCGGCTCCAGCCCGAGTTCGTGGCAAATCCGCGTCACCGCACCACGTTCGTCCTCGTCGAAATTACCGTCGGCCGCCGCGATCACGCAGCAGGCGCGTACCAGCAGGCGGGCCTCGGCGGGCTTCGACTTGATGCCGGAGACCACCCGCAGCGCCTCGGCCTCGCCGATCTGGGGATCGAACTCGTACTTGGCGCAGTGGGCCTCGAAGCCCTTGATTACCTCGCCGGAGTCGTAGAGCGACAGGACGTCGGAACTGTTCATGAACGCCATCATCTTGCGCTTCTCGTCCGGGCTCACGACCCCATCGGCATTCGCGATGATCGCACAGCCGGCCGTGCAGGCGTTCATGAACGACTTGTTACGCAGGCGGGCCGCGTCATCCTTGAGGTTGGACCCCATTTCTTTCAGCTTATCCAACATACCTTGAAGCATGGGTGACACCATAGTTAACAAATGATTAACCCGGATTAATCTAATCAGGGTTCGGCGCGACGGTCAAAGTAGTCCGTCCCCAGGGGCTCGTCAAGCCTGGGCATATGACAATTGTGTCACCTCCTCGCCGTTGCAACCGCGACATCTTCGTGTATCGTCGTGCCGGCGCCGAAGCCACTAGTGAGACCATCAGTCGCCCGATCCGATCCCAAGACGCCATCAACCATCTGACTGTCGGCCCGAGGGGCCCGCTCGATGCAATACGCCTTCACGATCCCCGGCGGTACCCTGCGCATCGCGACCGAACGCGAGGAGTTGCCCCTGCGGCAGTTGCTCGGCTTCGCCGCCCGGGCCAACCCGCGCCGCCCCTTCCTCTTCGTATCCAAGGTGTTGGGGCGCCATATTCCGTGCCGGCCGGCAACGATGCGTGACACCTATCGGCGCCTCGCCGCCCCGCTGCTGGATGTCCCAGGCCCGGTGTGGGTCATCGGTTTGGCGGAGACGGCGACCGGGCTTGGCGCCGGGATCGCCGACAGCCTGGCCCGCGGGAGCGGGCGCCACGACATCGGCTTCCAGCACACCACGCGGCTGCCGCTCGCCGCGGCGCCCATGCTAACCTTTGAGGAGGCCCACTCCCACGCCCCGACCCACCTGCTGCATCATCCCATGCCCGCGCTGGCGGACCACTTCGCCACCGCGCGCACCCTGGTGATCGTCGATGACGAGATCTCGACCGGGCAGTCGGTCCGCCGACTTGCCGAACAGGTCCGACCTTGGATGCCCAGGCTGTCTCTGATCGTGCTGGTCAGCCTGGTCAACTGGCTGGATGCCCCGGCACGGGAGCGGATTGCAGGCGCCCTCGCCGCCCCGTCAGGGTCTCGCCGGGTCGTGTGGTGCAGTCTCCTGGACGGGCAATTCGTCTTCACGCCGACGCCGGGGACCAGGCCCGCCGCGCTGCCGGCCGACGTGGCGGCACGCCGGCCCGGGTGGGCGGCCCGCGCGGACCAGGGACGCCGCGGTTTGCTGATGCCGGCCGGCGGGTCGCGTCCCCCGACCCTGGCGCTCCCTCCGGCGGCCGCCTCGCGCGCCCTGGCCGTCATCGGGACCGGGGAGTGCGCCTTCGCGCCCTTTCTGGCTGCCGAGGGGCTGGAACTGGCCGGCCTGGACGTCACCTTTCAAACGACCTCCCGGTCACCGGTCTTGCCGGGCGGCGCGGTCGTTGATTCCGTCGCCTGCCCCGATCCCTATGGCGAAGGCGTCGGTTATTACCTCCACAATCCACCCGGGGCGCAGCGGCTCGCCATCGCACTCTACGAAGACCCGCTGGCCTGCGCGGACCCGCACCCGGGGCTGGACTGGCTGCGTTACCCGATCCCAGAGGTCCGCCATGGTCCGGCGGGGATCCCATGACCCGGGCCATCACCGTCTTCACCGACCTGGACGACACCCTGTTTCAGACCGCGGCGAAGGCGCGCGCCCTGGCCGGGCGTCACGGCGGCGGCGCGGCGGCCCTGACGGCGGCTGCCCATGACCGGGCCGGTGCGCCGCTCTCCTTTCACACCCCGGCCCAGTTGGCCCTGCTGGACCTGCTGCTCGGTTGCGAGGTCATTCCGGTGACCGGGCGCAATCGCAGCGCCTTGGATCGCGTCACCAGCCCGGTCTTTCGCGACTGTCGCATCACCAGCCACGGCGCCGTCCTCTATGGTCCGGACGGTGAGGTCTTGCCGTCCTGGCGGGAACGGTTGGCGGCCGGCACCGCCGCCAGCGGGCCGGCGATGCAGGCCCTGGCCGCGACGGTGGCGGCCCTGATCGACGGCGCCGGGCTCGCGCTGCGGGTGCGCGTCATCGAGGACGCGGGGGTCCCCGTCTATGTCTCGATCAAAGGGGATGGACCGGCCCTGGATCGGGCGGAGACCCTGGTACGCGAGCGCGGCGGCGAGCGATGGCGGCTGCACCGCAACGGCCGCAACCTCGCCGCCTTGCCCCCCTTTGCCGACAAGCGGGCGGCGGTGGCGCACCTCATGGACATCAAGCGGACGCTCGATCCAACCCGGACCTTCCTGGGGATCGGCGACAGTGTCTCGGACCTGGGCTTCATGACCCTCTGCGACTTTGCCATGGTGCCGTGTCGCACCCAAATCCATGACGCGTGCTGGCCATGACCCCGGACCGCGCCGAAGGCCTCGCGTGCGCCCCGTTCAGCGGCAGCTATGCGCCGGCGGACTGCGAGTTCCTGCTCAAGCCGATCCGGCTCGCGCCCACCCCGGTGGCCCTGAAGGAACGGATGATCCAAGGCGCCATCCGCCATTACTCGGAGATGTTGGCCCCCGAGTCACTGCCGCCGCCCGCCTATCTGGAACTGTTTCGCGCCCTCACCCAGACCCACGCCGAGCGCCTGGGCCGCGAAATCCTGTCGCTGGCCGCCTACATCGCCCGCACCCGCGTCGCCCCGCTCACGGTGGTCTCGCTCGCCCGGGCCGGGACCCCGATCGGCGCCCTGTTGACCCGGGCCCTGGGCGCGCGCCTGGGCATTGCGGCCCGCCATTACTCGATCTCGATCATCCGCGACCGCGGGATCGACACCAACGCCCTGCGTTATCTGCTGCGGGTCGCCGCCCGCCCGGCCGCCGGCCTGGTGTTCGTCGACGGCTGGACCGCCAAAGGGGTCATCACCCGGGAGCTCAAGGCCGCCGTGGCGCGGTGGAACCGCACCGAGCCCGAGCACCTGGACGACCGGCTCTATGTCCTGAGTGACCTCAGCGGGACGGCCGACGTGGCGGCCGGCTACGACGACTATGCGATTCCATCCGGTATCCTGAACGCGACCGTCTCCGGACTGGTGTCGCGCTCGGTGCTGAACCACCAGCTCGGGGCGGGCGATTTCCATGGTTGTGTCTTCTACGACCAGTTCGCCGCGGCGGACCACTCGACCTGGTTCCTCGACCAGGTCGCCGCGACCTTCGATGCGGCTAAGATCCAGGACCTCACGCTCGAGGCGCGGGCGGCGCGGGGCCGCCAGACCCGGGAATGGCTGCGCGCCTGCATGGCGCGCACCGGCATCGCCGATCAGAACCTGATCAAGCCCGGGGTCGCCGAGGCGACCCGGGTGCTCTTGCGCCGGGTCCCGGAACGACTGCTGCTGCGCGATCCCGGCGACGCCGAGGTGCGCCACCTGGTCGAGCTGGCAGAGGCGCGCGGGGTGCCCATCAGCCTGGAGCCGACGATGCCGTTGCGGGCCGCCGCCATCATCCATTCACACGGTGACGCCACTGGCCGCACCGCTTCCGCCAGGAGCAACGAACCATGAATCGCGCCTTAGACCCCAGGGCGGCGCCCGAGCGCCGCGACGCCCAACCGTCCTATCTCAGACTCGGGGCCTCGCTCTACATGCCGGCCACCCGGGCGGACCTGCCGGCACTGCTCAACGGACACAAACTGTTCGGCCTGCGCTCACTTGTGGTCTGTACCGAGGACGCCGTGCACGCCCGCGACCTGGGGCGCGCCCTGGCCAACCTGCGCGAGGCACTGCCCCGGTTGGAGTCACAGGGACCCTTGCGTTTTCTGCGCCCCCGTAACCCGGAGATCCTGGCCGAGATGGTCGCGATGCACGGGATCGAGCGGATGGATGGGGTGTGCCTCCCCAAGGTCGACGAGCACAACCTGGGTGACTATCTGGAGGCCCTAACCCCGGCCGGGCACCTCGCGATCATGCCGATCGTCGAAACGGAGGTCGCCTTCTGCCGTGACCGCCTGCGTCGACTGCGGGTGCGACTGGACGCCGTCCGCGAGCGCGTGGTCTGCGTACGCATCGGCGGCAACGACCTGCTCCACCTGCTCGGCATCCGGCGACCCAAGGACTTGACCGCTTACGACACGCCCCTGCGGCGGGTGATCGATGACCTGATCATCGAGTTTCGCGGGCATGGTTACGACCTGTCGGCGCCGGTCTTCGAGCACCTGGATCGCCCCCAGGTGCTG
The DNA window shown above is from Candidatus Thiodictyon syntrophicum and carries:
- a CDS encoding TerD family protein; translation: MAVSLQKGGRVSLDKAAPGLKSVHVGLGWDPRATDGAEFDLDASAFLVAASGKVRGDTDFIFYNQLKSTCGSVEHTGDNRSGAGDGDDEVVYVYLDRVPADVAKIVFTVTIHEADARKQNFGQVGNAYIRLVNKDTGAEVVRFDLGEEYSTETAMVFAELYRNGAEWKFNAIGQGYAGGLAPMARQYGVTV
- a CDS encoding TerD family protein, whose protein sequence is MELQSGQNAPVGTGALRLALTCDPPNQAASLDVSAFLLDAAGRVSGDGGFVFYGSPSDPAGAVRLDPVAASFQIEPGRLPGGIERVVVALSIDQGVAGLHAFAQFRALRLTLTGQGVDLQFPVATGGMAESALIMGELYLRNGAWKLRALGQGFAGGLAPLARNYGVDVSEAAPPPAPPPAARPPAAAPPAAAAAPSRINLKKREPISLEKPAKGFGQIDVNLNWTRGQVKRGFFGGSSGGIDLDLGCMVEQANGDKDVIQALGKRFGRLDAAPFAKLLGDDRTGESDSGETLLINGERWSDLKRVLIYAYIYEGAPNWAAANAVVTLKAPGSPELVVALDEHATGKGMCAIALLENDGGRIRVTKLVEYFAGHQQVDEAYRFGFQWKAGSK
- a CDS encoding TerD family protein; the protein is MEKTGGPGLARVVLGLGWGKRKKKGFFGSSEVEVDLDASCLLFAARVLTDNVWFRQLQSQCGAVRHTGDDRAGGGSDDNERISVDLGKLPAAVDVLIFTVNSFLNDSFEGIPNARCRLLDAAGNKELARFDLSLDGADHTGMVMAKLYRENGAWNLQAIGEKGAGRTFNDLMPLIGRYL
- a CDS encoding helix-hairpin-helix domain-containing protein, with the translated sequence MVPVGCNPAGIRGLGRPVGGTGAAARRTRRGCAHTRLAQFLEPRQPRRPHPCGVVECEGRVGVVVPAYAPHFFFTHGSANNDMLGIKGREKEGKWFASANNQARFLDPRERGHWLNYLRICIRIARAVRRLHAAGLAHSDLSYKNVLVDPCTGNACIIDLDGLVVPGKYPPEVVGTPDFIAPEVVMTAHLPRDSADRRLPCIATDRHALAVLIYMYLLYRHPLRGGKVHDPDPIRDETLSMGERALFVEHAKDLSNRIRVADARPTELPWVDTERMPYTLTGPYLTPLFERAFTAGLHDPGSRPSAEDWEFALVRTADLIQPCANRDCPQGWFVFDNRRAPRCPFCGTPYPGQLPVLNFYSSRQGDSFRPDDQRLLVYTNQSLFEWHVNRHVAPNERLTEAQKTRVGYFVFHHGAWWFVNERLPHCRDLSAGREIAVGERVALRDGLQLLLSRESGGRLALVQLAGTD
- a CDS encoding TerY-C metal binding domain-containing protein, whose protein sequence is MRRLPVFLVLDVSESMAGDNLFRLEEGIGTIVSTLRTNPQALDTVWLSVIAFAGIAETLVDLQDLAAFRAPALPMGGGTCLGLALDHVMNEIDRQVATPGRDRKGDWRPIVYLFTDGKPTDQVAAARSRWHDHYATRADLVAVAIGRYADQATLRSLTEHVLLFDDTAPGGFEVFVRWLTESVSVQSQRIGEPGSGRLSLAKADPNVMQPLTTAGALVPGSDQDCVVLVGRCQGTARPYLLKYDRETLPIATDAFSIELSGYRIAGCYPLTEDYFRWSGAGGAGGSANTADLMGGAACPHCGNPITVALCGCGKLMCLRGPGEATCPWCREDLRFAPSADQGFDVERRQG
- a CDS encoding vWA domain-containing protein, with the protein product MSERRLPVYILVDTSGSMRGEPIHALNVGLKAMEQALRRDPFALDTVYLSLITFDLQAREVFPLTPLDAVRIPEIEVPGSGATFLGAALNLLVQRVDRDLRRGSETQHGDWRPMVFVMTDGAPSDTQAYKEATAAVKQRNFARIVACAAGPKARVDVLRELTDTVVSLDTLDGSLFAQFFQWVSGSIAAGGRSGRTAGDTLPPLPSELRIAI
- a CDS encoding tellurite resistance TerB family protein, translating into MLQGMLDKLKEMGSNLKDDAARLRNKSFMNACTAGCAIIANADGVVSPDEKRKMMAFMNSSDVLSLYDSGEVIKGFEAHCAKYEFDPQIGEAEALRVVSGIKSKPAEARLLVRACCVIAAADGNFDEDERGAVTRICHELGLEPSEFLPTK
- a CDS encoding phosphoribosyltransferase domain-containing protein, whose product is MQYAFTIPGGTLRIATEREELPLRQLLGFAARANPRRPFLFVSKVLGRHIPCRPATMRDTYRRLAAPLLDVPGPVWVIGLAETATGLGAGIADSLARGSGRHDIGFQHTTRLPLAAAPMLTFEEAHSHAPTHLLHHPMPALADHFATARTLVIVDDEISTGQSVRRLAEQVRPWMPRLSLIVLVSLVNWLDAPARERIAGALAAPSGSRRVVWCSLLDGQFVFTPTPGTRPAALPADVAARRPGWAARADQGRRGLLMPAGGSRPPTLALPPAAASRALAVIGTGECAFAPFLAAEGLELAGLDVTFQTTSRSPVLPGGAVVDSVACPDPYGEGVGYYLHNPPGAQRLAIALYEDPLACADPHPGLDWLRYPIPEVRHGPAGIP
- a CDS encoding cysteine protease StiP family protein, with the translated sequence MTPDRAEGLACAPFSGSYAPADCEFLLKPIRLAPTPVALKERMIQGAIRHYSEMLAPESLPPPAYLELFRALTQTHAERLGREILSLAAYIARTRVAPLTVVSLARAGTPIGALLTRALGARLGIAARHYSISIIRDRGIDTNALRYLLRVAARPAAGLVFVDGWTAKGVITRELKAAVARWNRTEPEHLDDRLYVLSDLSGTADVAAGYDDYAIPSGILNATVSGLVSRSVLNHQLGAGDFHGCVFYDQFAAADHSTWFLDQVAATFDAAKIQDLTLEARAARGRQTREWLRACMARTGIADQNLIKPGVAEATRVLLRRVPERLLLRDPGDAEVRHLVELAEARGVPISLEPTMPLRAAAIIHSHGDATGRTASARSNEP
- a CDS encoding HpcH/HpaI aldolase/citrate lyase family protein; the protein is MNRALDPRAAPERRDAQPSYLRLGASLYMPATRADLPALLNGHKLFGLRSLVVCTEDAVHARDLGRALANLREALPRLESQGPLRFLRPRNPEILAEMVAMHGIERMDGVCLPKVDEHNLGDYLEALTPAGHLAIMPIVETEVAFCRDRLRRLRVRLDAVRERVVCVRIGGNDLLHLLGIRRPKDLTAYDTPLRRVIDDLIIEFRGHGYDLSAPVFEHLDRPQVLARELELDLVHGLIAKTAIHPTQVGPIEAAYAVPPGETALARAVLAPEAVGVFRLNGQMAEPTTHSRWAARTLARFGAYGLRPNPGDA